In a genomic window of Halobiforma lacisalsi AJ5:
- a CDS encoding pyridoxal phosphate-dependent aminotransferase: MTRESDAGFESESGPESDPEFDFEPSERVQAVPPSGIRRFFEIAEERDEVISLGVGEPDFAAPWAARDAAITSLEQGKTSYTANRGMRELREAIADYADDRFDLEYDPGEEIIVTAGASEAVDLAFRAFVDPSDTVAVAQPSYISYEPGVIFAGGEVLPVPTYREDDFRLTVDALEAAGADEADLLVLCYPNNPTGAIMRETDLEPIAEFAREHDLLVLSDEIYAELTYDGDGEHTSIATLEGMRERTVVFNGFSKAHAMTGLRLGYALAPADAVGAMNKIHQYAMLSAPTTAQHAALEALDSCGDEVRNMVDQYDRRRQFVLSRFREIGMDVFEAKGAFYCFPEVPEGWTSEEFAEELLREQGVAVVPGDVFGTGGEGHLRVSYATGLADLREALSRIEAFVDEHAEGSEG, from the coding sequence ATGACCCGCGAGTCCGACGCCGGTTTCGAGTCCGAGTCCGGGCCCGAGTCCGACCCCGAATTCGACTTCGAACCCTCGGAACGCGTGCAGGCGGTGCCGCCCTCGGGCATCCGGCGGTTCTTCGAAATCGCCGAGGAGCGCGACGAGGTCATCTCGCTCGGGGTCGGCGAGCCCGACTTCGCGGCCCCCTGGGCGGCCCGGGACGCGGCGATCACCTCCCTCGAGCAGGGCAAGACCTCCTACACGGCCAATCGGGGGATGCGCGAACTCCGGGAGGCGATCGCCGACTACGCCGACGACCGGTTCGACCTGGAGTACGATCCGGGCGAGGAGATCATCGTCACCGCCGGCGCGAGCGAGGCCGTCGACCTCGCTTTCCGGGCGTTCGTCGATCCCAGCGACACCGTCGCCGTCGCCCAGCCGTCGTACATCTCCTACGAACCCGGCGTGATCTTCGCCGGCGGCGAGGTGCTGCCCGTCCCGACCTACCGCGAGGACGACTTCCGGCTCACCGTCGACGCCCTCGAGGCGGCCGGTGCGGACGAGGCCGACCTGCTCGTGCTCTGTTACCCGAACAATCCGACGGGGGCGATCATGCGCGAGACGGACCTCGAGCCGATCGCCGAGTTCGCCCGCGAGCACGACCTGCTGGTCCTCTCCGACGAGATCTACGCCGAGTTGACCTACGACGGCGACGGGGAGCACACCTCTATCGCAACACTCGAGGGGATGCGCGAGCGGACGGTCGTCTTCAACGGCTTCTCGAAGGCCCACGCGATGACCGGACTCCGGCTGGGATACGCGCTTGCCCCCGCGGACGCGGTGGGCGCGATGAACAAGATCCACCAGTATGCGATGTTGTCGGCGCCGACGACGGCCCAGCACGCCGCCCTCGAGGCGCTCGACTCCTGCGGGGACGAGGTCCGGAACATGGTCGATCAGTACGACCGACGGCGGCAGTTCGTCCTCTCGCGGTTCCGCGAGATCGGCATGGACGTCTTCGAGGCCAAGGGGGCGTTCTACTGTTTCCCCGAGGTCCCCGAGGGCTGGACGAGCGAGGAGTTCGCCGAGGAACTGCTCCGCGAGCAGGGCGTCGCCGTCGTCCCGGGTGACGTCTTCGGGACCGGCGGGGAGGGCCACCTCCGCGTCTCGTACGCGACGGGGCTGGCCGATTTACGCGAGGCGCTGAGTCGGATCGAGGCGTTCGTCGACGAGCACGCCGAGGGCTCCGAAGGCTGA